From one Prochlorococcus marinus str. MIT 0912 genomic stretch:
- a CDS encoding chlorophyll a/b binding light-harvesting protein — protein MQTYGNSAVTYGWWAGNSGVTNRSGKFIAAHAAHTGLIAFWAGAFTLFELARFDPSVPMGHQPLIALPHLAALGIGFDETGAFVGGSAVVAVAVCHLVGSMAYGAGGLMHSLLFSSDMQESSVPQARKFKLEWDNPDNQTFILGHHLIFFGVACIWFVEWARIHGIYDPAIGAIRQVEYDLNLSHIWDHQFDFLTIDSLEDVMGGHAFLAFLEITGGAFHIATKQVGEYTKFKGAGLLSAEAILSWSLAGIGWMAVVAAFWSATNTTVYPVEWFGEPLALKFGISPYWIDTVDLPNGAHTSRAWLANVHYYFGFFFIQGHLWHALRAMGFDFKRVTGALSNLDTASVSLK, from the coding sequence ATGCAGACCTATGGAAATTCAGCAGTCACCTACGGGTGGTGGGCTGGTAACTCAGGGGTCACCAACCGTTCAGGCAAATTTATTGCAGCACATGCCGCTCATACCGGTTTGATTGCTTTCTGGGCTGGTGCCTTCACGTTATTTGAATTGGCTCGATTTGACCCTTCCGTACCAATGGGTCATCAGCCTTTAATTGCGCTTCCTCATTTAGCAGCTTTGGGTATAGGTTTCGATGAAACTGGAGCCTTTGTTGGTGGAAGTGCGGTTGTTGCCGTTGCTGTGTGTCATCTAGTTGGATCCATGGCTTATGGAGCAGGTGGATTGATGCACTCTCTTCTTTTCTCCAGTGACATGCAGGAATCTTCTGTGCCACAGGCCAGAAAATTCAAGCTTGAATGGGACAACCCAGATAACCAGACTTTCATCCTTGGACATCATTTGATTTTCTTCGGTGTTGCATGTATTTGGTTTGTTGAATGGGCGCGAATTCATGGAATCTATGATCCTGCTATTGGTGCTATTCGTCAGGTTGAATACGACCTTAACTTGAGTCATATCTGGGATCATCAGTTTGACTTCCTAACTATTGATAGTTTGGAAGATGTTATGGGTGGTCATGCTTTCTTGGCTTTCTTAGAAATTACTGGTGGTGCTTTCCATATTGCTACTAAGCAAGTTGGAGAATATACGAAGTTCAAAGGAGCTGGGCTTCTTTCTGCAGAAGCTATTCTTTCTTGGTCACTAGCAGGTATTGGCTGGATGGCAGTTGTCGCAGCATTCTGGAGTGCAACAAATACCACTGTTTACCCTGTTGAATGGTTTGGAGAACCATTAGCACTTAAATTTGGAATCTCTCCTTATTGGATTGATACTGTAGATCTTCCAAATGGTGCTCATACATCTCGTGCTTGGCTAGCCAATGTTCATTATTACTTTGGATTCTTCTTTATTCAAGGTCATCTATGGCATGCTCTTAGGGCAATGGGATTCGATTTCAAGCGAGTAACTGGTGCTTTAAGTAATCTTGATACTGCTTCAGTATCATTGAAATAG
- a CDS encoding sodium/glutamate symporter: MSLSFLGLEDLYKTNAIPTLVLSLGLLGIIGILITLGRRLDTAMKLERFGIPIALLVGALGFLIGPYGPFSLLPERVLNTWMQLPTPLLTLVFATLMLGRPIPRISALWKPVASQALLGLLLGFGQYVVGGIIVLSFLLPYLGVDPLMGCIIEIGFEGGHGAAAIMGDSFMKLGFPEGLDLGFAMATVGLLASTLLGSGLVVLGRFLGWLVPAEQEITNDLNDIELEFKPIEQLKLLLYNFALAGLAVLVGIFLLYCLRLSSTYLSDISKQVILAFPVFPLALLGSFFTRFLLEKTGNTKLVSSLFQREIGILSTDLLIITAMAGLNLPLLVNYWIPITILAIGGLIWNLAGMLIFSRLFFREEWFARAIAEFGNSTGVAASGLLLLRLADPRNSTNTLPVFSIKQLFLQPLLSGGLITVIAPLFISNFGLKGWTEFCGLISLSLCLVAISLQSKYTKVSA; the protein is encoded by the coding sequence ATGAGTCTGTCGTTTTTAGGTTTGGAAGACCTATATAAAACTAATGCAATCCCAACATTAGTCCTTTCCTTAGGTTTGCTTGGAATTATAGGTATTCTTATAACCCTTGGTAGAAGATTGGATACTGCGATGAAGTTGGAAAGATTTGGTATCCCCATAGCCCTTTTAGTTGGAGCATTAGGTTTCTTAATTGGTCCTTATGGACCTTTTTCATTATTGCCAGAGAGGGTTCTGAATACTTGGATGCAATTACCAACACCACTGCTTACTTTGGTCTTTGCAACATTAATGCTAGGAAGACCTATTCCAAGAATTAGTGCTTTATGGAAACCAGTTGCTTCGCAGGCATTGCTTGGACTTTTACTAGGCTTCGGACAATATGTTGTTGGTGGGATAATTGTTTTGTCATTTCTGCTTCCTTATTTAGGGGTAGATCCACTGATGGGATGCATTATTGAAATTGGTTTTGAAGGAGGACATGGAGCTGCGGCAATAATGGGGGATAGTTTTATGAAGTTAGGCTTCCCTGAGGGGTTAGATCTGGGATTCGCAATGGCAACTGTTGGTTTACTTGCTTCTACTTTGCTAGGGAGCGGTTTAGTTGTCCTAGGTAGATTTTTGGGATGGCTAGTACCAGCTGAACAAGAGATAACAAATGATTTAAATGACATTGAATTGGAATTTAAACCAATTGAACAACTTAAGTTGCTTTTATATAATTTTGCTTTAGCAGGATTAGCTGTACTGGTTGGAATATTTTTACTCTATTGTTTAAGGCTATCTTCTACTTATTTGAGTGATATAAGTAAGCAGGTGATATTAGCTTTCCCAGTATTTCCACTGGCTTTGTTGGGTTCATTTTTTACAAGATTTTTATTAGAAAAAACTGGAAATACTAAATTAGTCTCATCACTTTTTCAACGTGAGATTGGCATACTTTCCACAGATTTACTAATAATTACCGCCATGGCCGGTTTGAATTTACCTTTATTGGTTAACTACTGGATTCCAATAACGATTTTAGCTATTGGTGGATTGATTTGGAATCTTGCAGGGATGTTGATTTTTTCTAGATTATTTTTTAGAGAAGAATGGTTTGCAAGAGCAATAGCAGAGTTTGGAAATTCAACAGGAGTTGCAGCTAGTGGACTATTACTTTTGAGATTGGCTGATCCTAGAAATTCTACTAATACCTTACCTGTATTTTCTATTAAGCAATTATTTCTTCAACCACTTCTTTCTGGAGGCCTAATTACTGTAATAGCACCTTTGTTTATTAGTAATTTTGGGCTTAAAGGATGGACAGAATTTTGTGGATTAATTTCATTGTCTTTATGCTTAGTAGCAATATCCTTGCAGTCAAAATATACAAAAGTCTCAGCATAA
- a CDS encoding glutathione S-transferase, with protein MKHNILYSFRRCPYAIRARWALINTNQVVELREVDLKNKPHELIQISKKATVPVLKTSLNKVIDESLDIMVWSIERSNMHALFGNNKNLKEIFNLIETNDQVFKYHLDRFKYASRFNLEESETHRAAGMKILVSLNNRLKEFSSKGKPLFLVDAKETLADWAIWPFVRQFRIADIKKFDQNQEIQFLRNWLSYFFTHEKYPLVMKKNEPWRKQNKPLIFGQ; from the coding sequence ATGAAGCACAATATTCTATATAGCTTTAGACGATGTCCTTACGCAATTAGAGCTAGATGGGCTTTAATAAATACAAATCAAGTAGTGGAGTTAAGAGAAGTCGACCTAAAGAACAAGCCTCATGAATTAATTCAAATTTCTAAAAAAGCAACTGTACCCGTATTAAAGACTAGTTTAAATAAAGTAATTGATGAGAGTTTAGACATTATGGTCTGGAGTATTGAAAGATCAAATATGCATGCATTATTTGGTAATAATAAAAACTTAAAAGAAATATTTAATCTTATAGAAACAAATGATCAAGTATTTAAATATCATTTGGATCGTTTTAAATATGCATCTAGATTCAATCTTGAAGAATCAGAAACTCATCGTGCTGCGGGCATGAAAATACTTGTATCTTTAAATAACAGGTTAAAAGAATTTTCAAGCAAAGGGAAACCGCTATTTCTTGTTGATGCAAAAGAGACCTTAGCTGATTGGGCTATCTGGCCATTTGTCAGGCAATTTAGAATAGCGGACATAAAAAAGTTTGATCAAAACCAAGAAATCCAATTTTTACGTAACTGGTTAAGTTATTTTTTTACCCATGAAAAATATCCATTAGTTATGAAGAAAAATGAACCATGGAGAAAGCAAAATAAGCCTCTAATTTTTGGACAATAA
- a CDS encoding GIY-YIG nuclease family protein has translation MSGFVYLMKNGDLYKLGCTTDLTSEASKMKPGEIISSFKTNDPKSFEVRLLRLYKKKRIPDTNYFRLSESEVNNCKKHLEGKSNFPKSLNDELRIGLNGSFFFASITFLISFLINKLFIFSLFLSIVFASLPMWTLAILGSFGGYDTDDLTLFSTVSNRFKGLLIAISMISIAYVLYTFSRFSIAF, from the coding sequence ATGTCAGGATTTGTCTATTTAATGAAAAATGGTGATTTATATAAACTTGGTTGTACCACTGATTTGACAAGTGAAGCTAGTAAAATGAAACCGGGTGAAATAATTTCTTCTTTCAAAACTAATGATCCCAAATCTTTTGAGGTAAGGTTGTTAAGGCTATATAAGAAAAAAAGAATTCCGGATACGAACTATTTTCGTTTGTCTGAATCAGAAGTTAATAACTGTAAGAAACATTTAGAAGGTAAAAGTAATTTTCCAAAAAGCTTAAATGACGAGTTAAGAATAGGATTAAATGGTTCTTTCTTTTTCGCATCTATAACTTTTCTGATTTCATTCCTTATTAACAAGTTGTTTATATTTAGTCTTTTTCTTTCAATAGTATTTGCCTCTCTCCCTATGTGGACACTTGCAATTCTTGGTAGTTTCGGAGGATACGACACCGATGATCTTACACTTTTTTCGACAGTCTCCAACAGGTTTAAAGGACTTTTGATAGCTATTTCTATGATCTCAATTGCATATGTTTTATATACTTTTTCACGCTTTTCAATTGCTTTTTAA
- a CDS encoding SDR family NAD(P)-dependent oxidoreductase, with protein sequence MRKILISGATRGIGKAIALKLLKEGHSISLGVREREDLLNTPLDPKLNTSNSFLVHTYDATDQNSSKKWVEKTIETFKGIDTIIHCAGIFKRTNLLFNDNEIKDIEDIWKVNVMGPWILTKDAWKYLCLSNKPRIIVLVSMSGKRSKGNLASYSMSKFALMSLCQTMRNEGWEKGIRVTAICPGWVNTDMAKEINHFPKKDMIQTNDIASICSNLLNLPNSSVPFELALNCQLETTI encoded by the coding sequence ATGAGAAAAATACTTATTAGTGGAGCAACTAGAGGTATAGGTAAAGCGATAGCATTAAAATTACTTAAAGAAGGACATTCAATAAGCTTAGGAGTTAGAGAAAGAGAAGACTTATTAAATACACCCTTAGATCCAAAATTAAATACTTCGAATAGTTTTTTGGTACACACCTATGATGCAACTGATCAAAATTCATCAAAGAAATGGGTAGAGAAAACCATCGAAACTTTTAAAGGTATTGATACAATTATTCATTGCGCTGGTATATTCAAAAGGACAAATTTATTATTTAATGATAATGAAATTAAAGATATTGAAGATATATGGAAAGTTAATGTGATGGGGCCATGGATATTAACAAAAGATGCCTGGAAGTATTTATGCCTTAGTAATAAACCACGAATTATTGTATTGGTATCAATGAGTGGAAAACGATCAAAAGGTAATTTAGCTAGTTATTCAATGAGTAAATTCGCTTTAATGAGCTTATGCCAAACAATGAGAAATGAAGGATGGGAAAAAGGTATTAGAGTTACAGCTATTTGCCCAGGCTGGGTAAATACAGACATGGCAAAAGAAATAAATCATTTTCCCAAAAAAGATATGATACAGACAAATGATATTGCAAGTATTTGTTCAAATTTACTTAATTTACCAAATAGTTCTGTTCCTTTTGAACTTGCACTCAATTGTCAACTTGAAACAACCATTTAA
- the crtL gene encoding lycopene beta cyclase, with amino-acid sequence MTTSALKDALVLGSGPGALSIAAALASENLNVEILSEQSPDEPWPFTYGIWGEEVDELGLSHLLEHRWVNTISYFGEGDKDPNSKKNAVTKHNRDYGLFDKNKLQAYWLEQCNKAEIEWHKGSAINLETHQLTSTVKTSNGNELNARVVIDATGYKPVFIKSPNQGPVAVQTCYGIVGEFNAPPVDKDQFVLMDYRCDHLDPEERKEAPTFLYAMDMGNGKFFLEETSLGLFPPVSLNELKRRLEKRLETRGLEIKSLEHEEHGSYLPMNMPIPDLTQPVLGFGGSAGMVHPASGYMVGSLLRRAPKVAKALSLAMKDPKASSASLAKKGWETLWPSELRRKQAIYKFGLEKLMRFEEKLLRGFFVEFFSLPNKQWYGFLTNTLSLKELISAMWKMFRKSPWTIKQGLMNMHGRELNLLLKALIIKNK; translated from the coding sequence ATGACTACTAGTGCATTAAAAGATGCTCTAGTACTCGGATCAGGTCCAGGGGCTTTATCAATAGCGGCAGCATTAGCGAGTGAAAATTTAAATGTTGAAATCTTATCGGAGCAATCGCCGGACGAACCTTGGCCCTTTACTTATGGGATTTGGGGTGAAGAGGTTGACGAGCTTGGTCTAAGTCATTTACTTGAACATAGATGGGTGAACACCATTAGTTATTTTGGTGAGGGAGACAAGGATCCAAATTCTAAAAAGAATGCCGTTACGAAACATAATAGAGATTATGGACTTTTTGATAAAAACAAATTACAAGCTTATTGGTTGGAGCAATGCAATAAGGCTGAAATAGAATGGCATAAAGGATCAGCAATCAACTTAGAAACGCATCAATTAACTAGCACAGTCAAAACATCTAATGGAAATGAACTTAATGCTCGAGTGGTAATTGACGCTACTGGCTATAAACCTGTTTTTATTAAGTCTCCTAATCAAGGGCCAGTAGCCGTTCAAACTTGTTACGGGATAGTAGGAGAGTTCAACGCACCTCCTGTCGACAAAGACCAATTTGTTCTAATGGATTATCGTTGTGACCACTTGGATCCAGAGGAGAGAAAAGAAGCTCCAACGTTTTTATACGCTATGGATATGGGTAATGGAAAGTTTTTCTTAGAAGAAACATCTTTAGGGTTATTTCCTCCAGTCTCTCTTAATGAGTTAAAAAGAAGACTGGAAAAAAGATTAGAGACTCGGGGTTTAGAAATAAAAAGTCTTGAGCATGAAGAGCATGGTTCATATTTGCCAATGAACATGCCTATCCCTGATCTAACTCAGCCTGTCCTTGGATTTGGCGGTTCTGCTGGAATGGTACATCCCGCATCGGGATACATGGTTGGCAGCCTTTTAAGAAGAGCTCCTAAAGTTGCTAAAGCGCTTTCATTAGCAATGAAAGACCCAAAAGCATCGTCAGCTTCATTGGCAAAGAAAGGTTGGGAAACATTATGGCCATCAGAACTTAGAAGAAAACAAGCTATTTATAAATTTGGGTTAGAAAAGTTGATGAGATTCGAAGAGAAGTTACTAAGAGGTTTTTTTGTAGAATTTTTTAGTTTACCGAATAAACAATGGTATGGATTCCTTACAAATACACTTAGTCTTAAAGAACTGATATCGGCAATGTGGAAGATGTTTAGAAAATCACCATGGACTATCAAACAAGGATTAATGAATATGCATGGTAGAGAATTAAATTTATTATTGAAAGCATTAATAATTAAAAATAAATGA
- a CDS encoding SDR family NAD(P)-dependent oxidoreductase, translating to MNEKSNISKKDKPLSIFITGGSSGIGYQAVLNLISLGHNIILPCKNISRANEVLTNILNQSSVELSKEGKIVTPIMDLSDLKSIDSLCAELKNRRVNIDILILNAGLQYTGSKTPRMSTQGIELTFAVNHLSHFYLTEKILPLIDKNNDPKIIITSSEVHNPNSGGGKVGAKASLGNLKGLESGAGFEMIDGNKFNADKAYKDSKLCNILFARKLSNNLMSMKLSIPVIAWAPGLVISRDNQGFFRYSRKYNQLGQKLFAFLARDVLRITTSNKNAGLLLSNLACLCKYRKPGFNYYSNKIISSGKFIFEETEISNDAQRGDLSDDLWDLSKSLIDKILR from the coding sequence ATGAATGAAAAATCAAATATCTCCAAAAAAGATAAACCTTTATCTATTTTTATAACTGGTGGTTCATCAGGTATTGGTTATCAAGCAGTCTTAAATTTAATTTCCCTTGGTCATAATATAATCTTACCTTGTAAAAATATATCTAGAGCCAATGAAGTATTGACTAATATACTTAATCAATCTTCAGTTGAATTATCTAAGGAAGGTAAGATTGTTACTCCTATAATGGATCTTTCTGATTTGAAAAGCATTGATTCTCTTTGTGCTGAACTTAAGAATAGACGCGTGAATATCGATATTTTAATTTTGAATGCCGGTCTTCAATATACAGGATCAAAAACACCTAGGATGTCAACTCAGGGCATTGAATTAACTTTTGCAGTCAATCATTTATCACATTTTTATCTCACAGAAAAGATTTTACCTTTAATTGATAAGAACAATGATCCGAAAATAATTATTACTTCTTCAGAAGTTCATAATCCTAACAGTGGTGGAGGTAAAGTAGGAGCTAAGGCAAGCTTGGGAAACTTAAAAGGATTAGAATCTGGTGCAGGGTTTGAAATGATTGATGGAAATAAATTTAATGCTGATAAAGCATATAAAGATAGTAAATTATGTAATATTCTTTTTGCTAGAAAGTTAAGTAATAATTTGATGAGCATGAAATTATCAATTCCAGTTATTGCATGGGCTCCAGGCTTGGTTATCTCTAGAGATAACCAAGGATTTTTTAGGTACAGCAGAAAATACAATCAATTAGGACAAAAGTTATTTGCTTTTTTAGCTCGAGATGTTTTAAGAATAACAACATCAAATAAAAATGCAGGTTTACTTCTAAGCAATCTAGCTTGTTTATGTAAATATAGAAAACCTGGTTTCAATTATTATAGTAATAAAATTATTTCATCAGGCAAATTTATTTTTGAAGAAACGGAAATTAGTAATGATGCACAAAGAGGAGATTTATCAGATGATTTATGGGATCTATCTAAATCTCTAATAGATAAGATACTTAGATAA
- a CDS encoding mechanosensitive ion channel family protein: MDDFYKNIIISLLTFSIGCIISLVSPKILKKALRRITSATQSKTDDYIASLLIETIKPLGLILSFIVAWKVLLIGGILDKTLIGISKFLCLIYIVRFVNRVFLKIIQRWASKIDDKSISEMIRSLSPMVGASVWSLGVIFYLQNMGVQMAAIWALLSAGGIGAGLALKEPVQEFFEYITILLDKPFQSGQFIHIDGIWAKVESVGVRSTRLRSINGEAIVMSNSRLTNGVISNYAEMKRRRLVHKLGVVYETTYEQTKSIPMMIKHIVDKTENAIFDRCHFIEFANSSLDFELVYYIPTSDYLQAMSAQQEINLEIMKKFQNENIIFAYPTQTIHVNK; encoded by the coding sequence ATGGATGATTTTTATAAAAACATAATTATTTCATTACTTACTTTTAGCATAGGTTGCATTATTTCCCTGGTAAGCCCAAAAATCCTAAAAAAGGCATTAAGGAGAATAACCTCAGCAACACAAAGCAAAACTGATGACTACATAGCTAGTCTTTTAATCGAGACTATTAAACCTTTAGGTTTAATTTTAAGTTTCATAGTTGCATGGAAAGTCTTACTAATTGGTGGAATATTAGATAAGACATTAATTGGTATTAGTAAGTTCCTATGCCTTATTTATATTGTCAGATTTGTAAATAGAGTATTTTTGAAAATAATACAAAGATGGGCAAGCAAAATCGATGATAAATCTATCAGTGAAATGATTCGTTCACTTAGTCCAATGGTTGGGGCATCTGTTTGGAGTCTGGGAGTTATTTTTTATCTTCAAAACATGGGTGTCCAAATGGCAGCCATTTGGGCTCTTTTAAGTGCAGGAGGTATAGGAGCTGGACTCGCTTTAAAAGAACCAGTTCAAGAGTTCTTCGAATACATAACGATCCTCCTAGACAAACCATTTCAAAGTGGACAATTTATTCATATTGATGGCATCTGGGCAAAAGTTGAGAGCGTGGGTGTCAGATCCACACGCCTAAGAAGTATTAACGGAGAAGCAATAGTAATGAGCAATAGCAGACTCACAAATGGAGTAATCTCAAATTATGCTGAGATGAAGAGAAGAAGACTTGTTCATAAATTAGGTGTGGTCTATGAAACTACATATGAACAAACAAAAAGCATACCCATGATGATAAAACATATCGTTGATAAAACTGAAAATGCAATCTTCGACCGATGTCATTTTATCGAATTTGCAAATAGCAGTCTTGATTTTGAACTTGTTTATTACATTCCTACAAGTGATTATCTTCAAGCAATGTCAGCTCAACAAGAAATTAATCTAGAAATAATGAAGAAGTTCCAAAATGAAAATATTATCTTCGCATATCCAACCCAAACAATTCATGTAAATAAATAA
- a CDS encoding isochorismatase family protein produces MEKFLKNNPTTKTNNQILEEDETLLLIVDVQQKLINNIKDNQLLIFNIKKLIDTCNLLNVRIAITEQNPLKLGRTIESIIDNNEYPRFEKMEFSCSKNNNFINYINEYNYKNIIVCGIESHICILQTSIDLLQKGLNILIPRDGIGSRNEIDNDTAFLRLILSGAVASTTESLICELCKTSDRKEFRGVSKILKKSFSN; encoded by the coding sequence ATGGAGAAATTTTTAAAAAATAATCCCACCACAAAAACTAATAATCAAATATTAGAAGAGGATGAAACATTACTACTTATAGTAGATGTTCAACAAAAGCTTATAAACAATATTAAAGACAATCAACTATTGATATTTAATATAAAAAAGCTTATCGATACTTGTAATTTACTTAATGTACGCATTGCTATTACGGAACAAAATCCATTAAAACTTGGGAGGACTATAGAATCAATTATAGATAATAATGAATATCCTAGATTTGAAAAAATGGAATTTAGTTGTAGTAAGAATAATAACTTTATAAATTATATAAATGAATATAATTATAAAAATATAATAGTTTGCGGAATTGAAAGTCATATATGTATTCTTCAGACATCAATTGATCTTTTACAAAAAGGTTTAAACATACTCATCCCAAGAGATGGTATTGGAAGTAGAAATGAAATAGATAATGATACTGCTTTTTTAAGGCTTATATTATCTGGTGCTGTTGCATCTACGACTGAAAGTCTTATATGTGAATTATGTAAGACCTCTGATAGAAAAGAATTTAGGGGGGTTAGTAAAATTTTAAAAAAATCATTTTCAAATTAA
- a CDS encoding Fur family transcriptional regulator produces MVSPSSYRTHPSPFESGLRSDGKRMTPQRKKVLSLFEEIGSGIHLSAEEVHSKLTASGDKVSLATIYRTLRLLVKMTFLNELDLSEGGNRFELLSHDHPDHHHLICIRCGRTEEFENNEVINAGKSAAKNFGFKLLESSLNVRALCPICLNQ; encoded by the coding sequence TTGGTTTCCCCCTCTTCTTATCGTACTCATCCTTCTCCTTTTGAATCTGGACTTCGTTCAGATGGTAAAAGAATGACCCCACAAAGGAAAAAGGTTCTTTCGTTATTTGAGGAGATTGGTTCAGGAATACATCTCAGTGCGGAGGAGGTGCATTCCAAATTGACAGCTTCTGGAGACAAAGTTTCTCTTGCGACAATTTATAGAACTTTGAGACTCTTGGTCAAGATGACTTTTCTTAATGAACTTGATTTAAGTGAAGGAGGAAATAGATTTGAATTGCTTAGTCACGATCATCCAGATCATCATCATTTGATTTGTATTCGCTGTGGAAGAACAGAAGAGTTTGAAAATAATGAAGTTATTAATGCTGGCAAATCAGCAGCTAAAAATTTCGGATTTAAATTATTGGAGTCCTCGTTAAATGTAAGAGCACTATGTCCGATTTGTCTTAACCAATAA
- the arsS gene encoding arsenosugar biosynthesis radical SAM (seleno)protein ArsS (Some members of this family are selenoproteins.), with product MEITKTKFPKINRENLDTLQINIGYKCNQACSHCHVDSSPSRTEMMSDDVINLIPKVIKANNINLLDITGGAPELHPKFKQLVEEVRSLNVEVMDRCNLTILTEPGYEDLASFLASNKVQITASLPCYLEGNVDKQRGKGVFEKSILALKQLNTFGYGIKDNDLLLNLVYNPSGPQLPPSQKELENIYRRELKERYGIFFSNLFVLANMPINRYENYLKIIGKLEEYNKLLKDNHNPGNLNSVMCRTTLSVDWKGYLYDCDFNQQLGMKKNGNVKHLNDLLIPLVSLKNNPISIGNHCFGCTAGAGSSCGGELS from the coding sequence ATGGAGATAACTAAAACAAAATTCCCAAAAATCAATAGAGAAAATCTTGATACTTTGCAAATAAATATAGGTTATAAATGTAATCAAGCTTGCAGTCATTGTCACGTTGATTCAAGTCCAAGTAGAACAGAAATGATGAGCGATGATGTTATAAATCTTATACCTAAAGTTATAAAAGCTAACAACATTAATTTACTAGATATTACTGGAGGAGCCCCAGAACTTCATCCTAAATTTAAACAACTAGTAGAAGAAGTACGTAGTCTTAATGTTGAAGTAATGGACAGATGTAATCTAACAATACTTACTGAGCCAGGTTATGAAGATTTAGCAAGTTTTTTAGCATCAAATAAAGTACAAATAACAGCATCACTCCCTTGTTATCTCGAGGGAAATGTAGACAAACAAAGAGGTAAAGGTGTTTTTGAAAAAAGTATATTAGCTCTTAAGCAGCTTAACACTTTTGGTTACGGCATCAAAGATAATGATCTACTTTTGAATCTAGTCTATAATCCAAGCGGTCCGCAACTTCCACCATCACAAAAAGAATTAGAAAATATTTATAGACGAGAACTAAAAGAAAGGTATGGTATTTTTTTCTCGAATTTATTTGTTTTAGCTAATATGCCAATTAATAGATATGAAAACTACTTAAAGATAATTGGGAAATTAGAAGAGTATAATAAATTACTAAAAGATAATCATAATCCAGGAAATCTTAACTCAGTTATGTGTAGAACAACTCTTAGTGTTGATTGGAAAGGTTATCTATATGATTGTGATTTTAATCAACAGCTTGGAATGAAGAAAAATGGTAACGTTAAGCACTTGAATGATCTATTGATTCCTCTTGTCTCTTTAAAGAATAATCCTATTTCAATAGGGAATCATTGTTTTGGCTGTACTGCTGGAGCTGGTTCAAGTTGTGGTGGAGAATTAAGCTAA